A genomic stretch from Enterobacter dykesii includes:
- the ugpB gene encoding sn-glycerol-3-phosphate ABC transporter substrate-binding protein UgpB, producing MTSLRHTALGLALGLAFATNAMAVTTIPFWHSMEGELGKEVDSLAQRFNDAHPDYKIVPVYKGNYEQSLSAGIAAFRTGNAPALLQVYEVGTATMMASKAIKPVYEVFKEAGINFDESQFVPTVAGYYTDSKTGHLLSQPFNSSTPVLYYNKDAFKKAGLDPEQPPKTWQDLAEYTAKLKAAGMKCGYASGWQGWIQIENFSAWHGLPVATKNNGFDGTDAVLEFNKPEQVKHIALLADLNKKGDFSYFGRKDESTEKFYNGDCAITTASSGSLADIRHYAKFNYGVGMMPYDADVKGAPQNAIIGGASLWVMQGKDKGTYKGVAEFLDFLAKPENAAEWHQKTGYLPITKAAYDLTREQGFYSKNPGADIATRQMLNKPPLPFTKGLRLGNMPQIRTIVDEELESVWTGKKTPQQALDSAVERGNQLLRRFEQSTKS from the coding sequence ATGACATCGTTACGACACACAGCTTTGGGTCTGGCACTGGGTCTGGCTTTTGCGACGAACGCAATGGCTGTCACCACCATTCCGTTCTGGCATTCCATGGAAGGGGAGTTGGGTAAAGAAGTTGACTCCCTGGCGCAGCGTTTCAACGACGCCCATCCGGATTACAAAATTGTGCCGGTGTACAAAGGCAATTACGAGCAGAGCCTGAGCGCGGGTATCGCCGCCTTCCGTACCGGCAACGCGCCTGCGCTGTTGCAGGTTTATGAAGTGGGTACCGCCACCATGATGGCTTCCAAAGCCATCAAGCCGGTCTATGAAGTGTTCAAAGAAGCGGGCATCAACTTCGATGAGTCGCAGTTCGTGCCGACCGTAGCGGGTTACTACACCGATTCCAAAACCGGCCACCTGCTGTCCCAGCCGTTTAACAGCTCCACGCCTGTGCTGTACTACAACAAAGACGCCTTCAAAAAAGCCGGTTTAGACCCGGAGCAGCCGCCAAAAACCTGGCAGGACCTGGCGGAGTACACCGCGAAGCTGAAAGCGGCGGGGATGAAGTGCGGCTACGCCAGCGGCTGGCAGGGCTGGATCCAGATTGAAAACTTCAGCGCCTGGCACGGCCTGCCGGTTGCGACCAAAAACAACGGCTTCGACGGTACCGACGCGGTGCTGGAGTTCAACAAGCCGGAACAGGTGAAGCACATCGCGCTGCTTGCCGATCTTAACAAGAAGGGCGACTTCAGCTACTTCGGACGTAAAGACGAATCCACCGAGAAATTCTACAACGGCGACTGCGCCATTACCACTGCCTCGTCCGGCTCGCTGGCGGATATCCGCCACTACGCCAAATTCAACTACGGCGTGGGCATGATGCCATACGACGCTGACGTGAAGGGTGCGCCGCAGAACGCCATCATCGGCGGGGCGAGCCTGTGGGTGATGCAGGGTAAAGACAAGGGCACCTACAAAGGCGTAGCCGAGTTCCTCGACTTCCTGGCCAAGCCTGAAAACGCCGCCGAATGGCACCAGAAGACCGGCTACCTGCCGATCACCAAAGCCGCGTACGACCTGACCCGCGAGCAGGGCTTCTACAGCAAGAACCCAGGGGCGGACATCGCGACGCGTCAGATGCTGAACAAGCCGCCGTTGCCGTTCACCAAAGGCCTGCGCCTGGGCAACATGCCGCAGATCCGCACCATCGTGGATGAAGAGCTGGAAAGCGTGTGGACCGGGAAGAAAACGCCACAGCAGGCGCTGGATTCTGCGGTAGAGCGCGGCAATCAACTGCTGCGCCGCTTTGAGCAGTCGACCAAATCGTAA
- the ugpA gene encoding sn-glycerol-3-phosphate ABC transporter permease UgpA: MSSSRPVFRSRWLPYLLVAPQLVITVIFFIWPAGEALWYSVQSVDPFGLSSQFVGLDNFTALFHDSYYLDSFWTTMKFSALVTVSGLVASLFFAALVDYVVRGSRIYQTLMLLPYAVAPAVAAVLWIFLFNPGRGLVTHFLAEFGYDWNHAQNSGQAMFLVVFASVWKQISYNFLFFFAALQSIPRSLVEAAAIDGAGPIRRFFRLSLPLIAPVSFFLLVVNLVYAFFDTFPVIDAATAGGPVQATTTLIYKIYREGFAGLDLSASAAQSVVLMFLVIILTVVQFRYVESKVRYQ; this comes from the coding sequence ATGTCATCATCCCGTCCGGTGTTCCGTTCCCGCTGGCTTCCGTACCTGTTGGTCGCGCCGCAGCTGGTCATCACCGTTATCTTCTTTATCTGGCCTGCGGGCGAAGCGCTGTGGTACTCGGTACAAAGCGTCGACCCGTTCGGGCTTTCCAGCCAGTTTGTTGGTCTGGACAACTTTACCGCGCTGTTTCATGACAGCTACTACCTGGATTCCTTCTGGACGACGATGAAGTTCAGCGCGCTGGTCACCGTCAGCGGCCTTGTCGCCTCGCTGTTTTTCGCCGCGCTGGTGGACTACGTGGTGCGCGGCAGCCGTATTTATCAAACCCTGATGCTGCTGCCTTACGCCGTGGCTCCCGCTGTCGCCGCCGTGCTGTGGATCTTCCTGTTTAACCCGGGGCGCGGGTTGGTTACCCACTTCCTGGCAGAGTTCGGCTACGACTGGAACCATGCCCAGAACAGCGGTCAGGCGATGTTCCTGGTGGTGTTCGCCTCGGTGTGGAAGCAGATCAGCTACAACTTCCTGTTCTTCTTTGCCGCGCTGCAGTCCATTCCGCGCTCGCTGGTGGAAGCCGCGGCAATTGACGGCGCAGGGCCCATTCGTCGTTTCTTCAGGCTGTCGCTGCCGCTGATCGCCCCAGTGAGTTTCTTCCTGCTGGTGGTTAACCTCGTGTACGCCTTCTTCGATACCTTCCCGGTGATCGACGCGGCGACCGCAGGCGGCCCGGTGCAGGCGACCACGACGCTTATCTATAAGATCTATCGCGAAGGCTTTGCGGGGCTGGATCTCTCCGCCTCTGCCGCGCAGTCCGTCGTGCTGATGTTCCTCGTCATCATCCTCACGGTGGTGCAGTTCCGCTATGTTGAAAGTAAGGTGCGCTACCAATGA
- the ugpE gene encoding sn-glycerol-3-phosphate ABC transporter permease UgpE translates to MIENRRGLTIFSHTMLILGIIVILFPLYVAFVAATLDTKAVFDTPMTLIPGTHLFENMKTIWTQGVGANSAPFWLMMLNSFIMAFGITVGKITVSMLSAFAIVWFRFPLRNLFFWMIFITLMLPVEVRIFPTVEVIANLKMLDSYAGLTLPLMASATATFLFRQFFMTLPDELIEAARIDGASPMRFFRDIVLPLSKTNLAALFVITFIYGWNQYLWPLLIIQDVNLGTAVAGIKGMIATGEGTTLWNQVMAAMLLTLIPPVVIVLAMQRAFVRGLVDSEK, encoded by the coding sequence ATGATTGAGAACCGTCGCGGGCTGACGATTTTCAGCCATACCATGCTGATTTTAGGGATCATCGTCATCCTGTTTCCGCTGTACGTGGCGTTTGTCGCCGCCACGCTGGACACCAAAGCGGTGTTCGACACGCCGATGACGCTGATCCCAGGCACGCATCTTTTCGAGAACATGAAAACCATCTGGACCCAGGGCGTGGGCGCCAACAGCGCGCCGTTCTGGCTGATGATGCTCAACAGCTTCATCATGGCGTTCGGCATTACGGTCGGCAAAATCACGGTGTCGATGCTCTCGGCCTTCGCCATCGTCTGGTTCCGTTTTCCGCTGCGCAACCTGTTTTTCTGGATGATTTTTATCACCCTGATGCTGCCGGTTGAGGTGCGTATATTCCCGACGGTGGAGGTGATTGCCAACCTGAAGATGCTCGACAGCTACGCGGGCTTAACCCTGCCGCTGATGGCCTCGGCGACCGCCACCTTCCTGTTCCGCCAGTTCTTTATGACCCTGCCGGACGAGCTGATTGAAGCGGCGCGTATCGACGGCGCGTCGCCGATGCGCTTCTTCCGCGACATCGTGCTGCCGCTGTCGAAAACCAACCTTGCAGCGCTGTTTGTGATCACCTTTATCTACGGCTGGAACCAGTACCTGTGGCCGCTGCTGATTATTCAGGACGTTAACCTCGGCACCGCCGTGGCGGGCATCAAAGGCATGATCGCCACCGGCGAAGGCACCACCCTCTGGAACCAGGTGATGGCGGCGATGCTGCTCACCCTTATCCCACCCGTAGTTATTGTTTTAGCCATGCAGCGCGCGTTTGTCCGCGGCCTGGTCGATAGCGAGAAATAA
- a CDS encoding sn-glycerol-3-phosphate import ATP-binding protein UgpC: protein MAGLKLQAVTKSWDGKTQVIQPLTLDVADGEFIVMVGPSGCGKSTLLRMVAGLERVTSGDIWIDRQRVTEMEPKDRGIAMVFQNYALYPHMSVEENMAWGLKIRGMGKGHIDERVKEAARILELDGLLKRRPRELSGGQRQRVAMGRAIVRDPAVFLFDEPLSNLDAKLRVQMRLELQQLHRRLKTTSLYVTHDQVEAMTLAQRVMVMNKGIAEQIGTPVEVYEKPATRFVASFIGSPAMNLLEGRISSAGTHFELESGMALPINWYYRGYAGRKMTLGIRPEHIGLASQAEGGVPLVMDTLEMLGADNLAHGRWGEQKMVVRLAHQERPKAGSTLWLHLPENHLHLFDGETGQRV, encoded by the coding sequence ATGGCAGGTTTAAAACTTCAGGCAGTAACCAAAAGCTGGGACGGCAAAACCCAGGTGATTCAGCCGCTCACGCTCGACGTGGCGGACGGGGAATTCATCGTGATGGTCGGCCCGTCCGGCTGCGGCAAATCCACCCTGCTGCGCATGGTGGCGGGGCTGGAGCGCGTGACGTCGGGGGATATCTGGATTGACCGCCAGCGCGTCACCGAGATGGAGCCGAAAGACAGAGGCATTGCGATGGTGTTCCAGAACTACGCCCTCTATCCGCACATGAGCGTGGAAGAGAACATGGCCTGGGGGCTGAAAATCCGCGGCATGGGCAAAGGCCATATCGACGAGCGCGTAAAAGAAGCGGCGCGCATTCTGGAACTCGACGGCCTGCTGAAGCGCCGCCCGCGGGAGCTCTCCGGCGGCCAGCGCCAGCGCGTGGCGATGGGGCGCGCCATCGTGCGCGACCCGGCGGTATTCCTCTTCGACGAGCCGCTGTCTAACCTCGACGCCAAGCTGCGCGTGCAGATGCGTCTTGAGCTGCAGCAGCTGCACCGTCGTCTGAAAACAACCTCCCTGTACGTGACCCACGATCAGGTCGAAGCCATGACCCTCGCCCAGCGCGTGATGGTAATGAACAAAGGCATCGCCGAGCAGATTGGCACTCCGGTGGAAGTGTACGAGAAACCGGCCACCCGCTTTGTGGCGAGCTTTATCGGCAGCCCGGCAATGAACCTGCTGGAAGGGCGTATCAGCAGCGCGGGCACGCATTTTGAGCTGGAAAGCGGGATGGCGTTGCCGATCAACTGGTACTATCGTGGCTACGCCGGGCGTAAGATGACGCTCGGTATCCGCCCGGAACATATCGGTTTAGCCTCTCAGGCGGAAGGCGGCGTGCCGCTGGTGATGGACACGCTGGAGATGTTGGGTGCAGATAACCTGGCGCACGGGCGCTGGGGCGAACAAAAAATGGTGGTGCGCCTGGCACATCAGGAGCGCCCTAAAGCCGGCAGCACGCTGTGGCTGCACCTGCCGGAAAACCATCTGCACCTGTTTGACGGTGAAACAGGACAACGAGTATGA